The Helicoverpa armigera isolate CAAS_96S chromosome 5, ASM3070526v1, whole genome shotgun sequence sequence tagttttcaagGATCCTCAAGAAGGAATCGATTCACCTTTGAGCTTTGTTTGAACTTGTTGAACCAgaaatcttaaaaaaacaaattgacatctatactaatattataaagctgaagagtttgtttgtttgaacgcgctaatctcaggaactactggtccgatttgaaaaattatttcagtgttagatagcccatttatcgaggaaggctataggctttttatccgggttcgtgcagaggtttccacgggatgcgggtgacacggctggcagaagctagtagtagATATGTGTAGCATTTAGCCAGTTGGGGACttacaaaaaaactcttttccTTGTAAAGGCAAATGAAAATGCAATCTTTTCTTTGAATGATTCCAATGTTGAATCTTGCAATTCATAAATCGTTTCTCCTTCTAAAGGTGACGTGGTTGCTATCGCAAAGATCTTCGGCAAGGAGACGACTCGCGACAACGTGAAGTATATGTTGGCTGACAGACTGCTGGTGGACTTCAAGCTGAGGACCTCTCGCTTCAAGGTCAAGGACACTGTCAACCATGGAAGTGTCATTGGTATGTCCTTTCGATTTTTGTATTCTCTGCTCTATAACACTTTTGAAGactcaaaaaatgttttcgacTTATTATGTGCATTATATTCTAGAATTGCACATGCCAACTATTATGAACCTTTATGCCTCAACGAGCCTCCTTCTATGTTTGGGTACATACATCAAATGTAAATTGGGATTGAATTGGTAATGATAAACTTTGGTCATCGTTTATTCTAGAAGTATACTGATCCAGAAGCTATCAAGAGGAGATCCTCTAATAGCTGCAGATGGTTCCAATAGTATATGTCCCTGTGCTGTTCACGAAAGTACTCAATATTTCAAACACCTTTTCCAAATTCCAGGTGAAGCGATGAACCAGTTCTTAAACAACAATGCAGCTGAAATCATTGAGGAGATGAGACCTGCAGCGTCAGTGTCAATCGCGAAGCATTTCCAGGCGTTTGTCAACGCCGCCTTCTCCAAGATCCCCATTGATGTGTGGCTCAAGTCTTAAACCAGTGCGTGACTCATTAACTTcctttccaatattctatctatctatggtttttgcttactagagataggcaTTTGACATTagctcatcatcatcgtcatctcagccataggacgtccactgacATTAGTTTTGTGgggctaatatcaaaattctgtcTCTAGTTTGAAAAACCACAGGTGCGTAGAATATTTGAAACGGTTGTAACTCAAAGACATTTATCTAGTAATACAGACTTTGCTACAGTTGTGAATGTTTCAGTAAGTATTGTTACTTCTCTATAGACTTTGTCTAGTACCAATCGTAGTTCGTTTGAATGGATAATAGTACAAATATTAAGTTGAAGTGAAAGATTTTGTGTTCTGTATGATTTTGTTTGATAGATACTCTTCAAGACTGTgtttacttgtatttttttttctgattcatCCACCGTGTGATTCTTGTGTTTTCGATAAAAGATCTCAGATTATTACAGTTTTGtatacaattttcaatttttaaataggACTTAAATTGTCACGACCCGTACTTGATCTATTTTGCTCGTTAataatttgtgtgtattttgtaCTTTTGTGTGTGAATATCATATAACGATTTTGTGTCCAAATTCATTTCTGGACGGTATTAAATCAATCCTAATACCAGTTTTAGTTTTCGAGCTTACGTTCATAATGGCCAAAATTTAGCAAATTATCCTACATTGAAACATCAGCTACTTCCTGTAATATTTCTTCGATACAAGCAATGTAGTGAATGCTAAACTTGGGTCATTATGTGCTTAAGTAATTAGCCAGTTATAAGGCATAAgtaagctttatttatttaagttactaAGTGATCACCCGATACTTTGTAGACGAACTTAACTCTGTACTTAAGTAGgttatatatttgtaataacgATTGTGATGACTAAATTGTACTTatagttgtaaaaatatattattatttacaactctactttgtttttttattttatttaacatatttCTAAAAGAAAGAAGGACCATGAAGAGTAGAggtaatgaaacaaaataagtaaaacaaaaaataaattattattattaactaaaaattaaattaataccaACACTCGATCTTATCTGTTTTGAAAACCCTAAATAATCTTCAGAATAACGTTAAAAATTTGTAAAATTCCTTTTCCCATCATATTGACTATCCCAaaccatttttttgtatatttgactAGCAAACTACCTCGGGCTTAAAAATTCTACTTATCTAGCAACTATTGAGAAAGAATATCGTCAGCGTTGAGTGTAGAGAATGCGTGGTCAGCAAGCGGCTTCAAGAAGTCTCTGAGAGCGTCTTCCATAGGCGTCTGTAGCTCTTCCAGCAACTTCTGCCAGTTGTCATTCAGGAACTGGTTCATTGTGTTACCTGGAAAACGAATTAAGGATCATATATGAAAGATCAGAtcggttttaattattttgagacATAGATTAAAGGAAACCAATATGCGGAGAGAACTCTTTCAGAGATAGACAATACCAAATCATTTTGATCAACTTCTGGACTCATGGCATGGGAAGATTTTGTATCTCAACTCTTGTACATTTTGCACACattaacaaaaagtttaagTAAAGCCTCTTATACAAGTTGCTATTATTTCCaaaggtaggtatgtaatatcGCTATTGAGAAATTTTGAACAGTTGACCTCATACAAAAAGGTTTTCGACACATCCTTTTCGAAAATTAAAAGAGGATGTTACTGATCTACTTATCTGATTGACTCGACAGTTTATTTTCCAAGAATTAGCTAACACACACTAATGCAGCAGAATATAACATTTATGAAGAAATGTTAATTCGTCTCGTTGCTACATTGTTAATTCCTTTAAGAGTATTATTTCTTAACCTCTTATATAACGTTACATCAATTTCACACGTATGAGTTGGTCTGTTTTATGCAAGGTTGTTAACGTAATTAAGATCTCATGAATGACTGAACGGTCGTATTCATTGTAGTTTTTCAATACTCGTAAGTCTGTTAATTATGGGATACAAACGTCTATGGGCTTCGACCAGAACTTAACTTAATTCTTGGTAACaattaaaacctaaaattttgatgtggagaatccaaactaatattataaatgcgaaagtaactctgtctgtctgtctgtctgtcttttcttcacgcctaaactactgaaccgatttgtgtgaaatttggtacagacatagtttgaaacttgagaaaggacataggatagtttttattacaaaaaaataaaaataaaattattccggacatatagcgccatctattggtcaaatcaaaaatctgctggtagtcactattccacgcgaacgaagttgcgggcaaaagctagtttatcaATAACATGCTTGTGGGATCTGAACTTTTCAAGGGTCTTAATAGACGAAGGTACATTTTTTGTGACTCTATTCTAGCTTTCAGAGTACCAGTTCAAATAGTTAGTAACCCAGAAGCAAAAACAAAGCAGTTTGTACGTACTCAAATCGCCATCATCACCGAACAGGTTCTCTAGCTTCATGGAGGCGTACCCGACGTGGAAGGAAACATCCAACTCCTTGCACTTGAGGGAGTCCACGTCATTATGACGCGGCTGACGACCCAGCACTATGGTCACTGTTGCGTCTATTTCGCCTGTGGATAAGGAAATACGTTATCTTCAAAGATCCATTCTATTATTCAGAACCTCAATATAATTGATAATGATATTCTTGAAGGCATATTGAGTGTCAAAAGTCTTATGACACGTTGTCGCTATTACTGGTGTTGtcgtaaatagaaataaaaaaaaagtataatgaAGTTACCATATTTAGCAGAGAACTGGCCCTCTCCGTCAATGGGCAGCATGAGCAGGTTACCCTCGAGCCTGTAGTGCCCCTTCATCCTCAATTCAGGAATGTACAGCCTCGCTACCACTCGGTGCTGATGGGAATCCacgctaaaataataaataatcttacaTTTTCAACTGATCcttaaacaaagtaaatagggTACACATTCCAAGTATCTCATTCGCGAAGATATTTGAATCAATTATTTGTCCTCAAATCCAGCAGCATTTTAAAATGCATCTTAGCAATTTCCAGCATGGATTCGTGGCCTCTAGATCTACAGCTTCAAATTTGGTAGTTTTTACTGAGACCCTTATCCAGACTGTTGACGAGGGCAAGCAACTGGATGTGATATATACCGACTTCAGTAAAGCTTTTGACAAAATGCCGCattccatattaataaaaaagctagCAGCATACGGTGTAGGTGGACCAATATTAAAGTGGTTCAGGTCTTATCTGACGGAACGCGAATTTTATGTCGTTGTGAATGGGTATCAATCCTCATCACGTATAATCGCCTCTGGCGCTCCTCAGGGTTCACATTTGGCCCCAAttctattcataatttttattaatgaccTTCCATCATGTCTCCAATATTCAAAGCCTTTTATGTATgctgatgatttaaaaatagcaCGAGTCGTTGAAACAGCCGAAGATAGCGAGCTGTTGCAACGTGACATCAATCAAGTAGTTGAATGGTGCCGCATTAATAAGATGCAATTAAATTCGACGAAATGTTACCATGCTAAATACACTAGGAGTATTAAGCAGATCGAATCGGAGTACTCCATTAACCAAGAAAAAGTACAGCAAGCTGAAATCATAAGAGACTTAGGTGTACTCTTCGATAGGAAAGTAAGCTTTATACCCCACATGGAACATATTATTAAGAAAGCGTCCAAAATGGTAGGTTTTATAATTCGAATTACAAAGTGTTTTCGTAAAAGTAGCACCAAGATAACATTGTACAACAGTCTCGTACGGAGTATCTTGGAATATTGTAGTGTTGTATGGAGGCCCCACTTTGCCACACATATTCTGCGTTTAGAACGTGTACAAAAGCGTTTCGTTTGGCATCTGGCTTATCGCGAAGGGAAACACAAGTCTCTGCCCTCGTACAGTTCTCGCTTGGATCATTTTAGAATGCAACCTTTATCCACACGCAGAGATATCGCAGATGccttatttttacttaaactgTTGCGAAACCAAATTGATTGTCCCAATTTATTAAATCTTATTAGATTTCGGGCTCCTTCTAGATACCCTAGGAATGTCATAACGCCACTCTGTCCACCATTTCGAAGGTCCGTGCTTGGATCAAACTCCCCAGTCCCCAGGATGTGTAGGGTTCTCAACAGCTTTAGTGATCTGATAGACATACACCATGACAGTATTCATACAATTTGTAAAGTTGTACTTGGTCTTAAATaatgattgttttgtttttaatgttattaacctggtttgtttgttatttaatgataagtgattttaaattataagtatgtaatttctaattaatttaatataccagttaatttattaatgtatcttttgtaatcttttgtaacttgtaattctaattattattattgtattttttttaatccattgtAATTATCATGTAATCAGTTGTTAAtattgtacatattatatttaccacAATATTTGTACAAGCGGTGTTaacctataattaattgttacacAAGTGTAGGATAACATACATCTTGTGCTGTTAATGTTAAGGTGTAAACAGTTGTTGGTtaacctcaaataaataaataaataaataaataaatctaaacacCTTTTTGAGCGAACATTACAAAAACTTGtaaattttgatataaaagaATGCTAAAATTTATTTGCAAAGAGCGAAAGAATTAATTATGTCTTCTGCGGTATTCTTCGACAGGTTGTAGATTACTAATACCTAATAGCTTCACGTATTCATTTGAAACAACTTAAGCTTGAAGTATTACTTACTCTACATCCTTAACTCGCATAGAAGACGGGCCCCTGACGGAGACGTCAGAATAACTGGACTTGACGGAGATGGGTCCTGTAGACTGCTGGATAGATAGAGCAGGCACCACCATAGGCTCGCATGGTGGCACGCCGTATTCGGGCACGCCTAGAAGAGATAAACtcaatacataattaaagtacctatgtGCTGTTAAAAATGTATCTTCACTACTTTATTACCAAAGCGCACGCTAAATGCATTCTCAAATGGCACTTCTGACAGTTATTTTTCGTAGAATTATATactatttagatttttttgtgttaaccgacttcccaattcggatgtttgtattttttcatattatgtagaaaaataaaattttatttgctaCAAAAATTGTTGACATGAGTTTAAATAATGCGAGTACAAAAAGGTGAACAAATCACAGTCTTACCTGTTGCTAACTGTGGTATGTAGGCGTTCAAGGCATCTCGCAGACACTTGCCCAACGCTTTCTCTTCTCTAGGACACACGAAGCCACCAACTACAATAAATGTCATAGGATTTCATTAGCAAAGCATTTTGATAGACTCATGACTAGTATATTGCGAAAAAAGGCCTACGAAAGTATCAATCAAGAATCCACGACTCAAGTCCGATAGATGCGGCAATAGTGCCGTTGACATTACTTCGTAATGAAGTACctacatgcaaaaataataattccacAATTTTTCGCAGGACGACGCGATGgtagttttcctttttatttacaacCAAATTGTGACTTTAACTATTAAAGCTATTGTTATTCcacgagtaggtacctactagttaACAGCTATCGAATAATAGTGCtaccgatttatattttctttaaacctTTAGCGTAAGCATTTATAGTTTACGCTGACAATGTATAATTTGTGTGTCAagatggatttttttttattctgattcTCATTCAATAGTTCCGGTACACAGcagaaaataaatctatataataaaaatgaattgctgttcgttagtctcg is a genomic window containing:
- the LOC110379356 gene encoding circadian clock-controlled protein daywake yields the protein MKMWSGILCLVVVPLVAGFDKFFINFGGFVCPREEKALGKCLRDALNAYIPQLATGVPEYGVPPCEPMVVPALSIQQSTGPISVKSSYSDVSVRGPSSMRVKDVESLKLLRTLHILGTGEFDPSTDLRNGGQSGVMTFLGVDSHQHRVVARLYIPELRMKGHYRLEGNLLMLPIDGEGQFSAKYGEIDATVTIVLGRQPRHNDVDSLKCKELDVSFHVGYASMKLENLFGDDGDLSNTMNQFLNDNWQKLLEELQTPMEDALRDFLKPLADHAFSTLNADDILSQ